Genomic segment of Brachyspira suanatina:
TACTTAATGAATTTCAAAAACAAATTGGCTGGTATTTTGGAAAAAGAAGGATTTGTTAATATATTTTCTTCTTTTCTCGCTATTATTATAGGGCTGCTTCTGGGTCTTATAATACTTCTTATAAGTAATGTTCATGATGCTTTTCCCGCTTTTATGACAATACTTTCAGGAGGATTCTCTGGAGGCTCTAGAGGAATGGGACAGGTTATATACACTGCCACACCTTTAATACTAACAGGGCTTTCGGTTGGATTCGCTTTTAAAAACGGACTTTTTAATATAGGAGCTCCCGGACAATTTATAGTAGGTGCTTATGCTGCTGTATTAGTGGCAGTAAAATGCACATTTCTTCCTCCTGCTCTACATTGGTTCGTAGCCTTAATAGTTTCTTTTATAGCTGGAGGACTTTGGGCTTATTTACCGGGTTTTTTAAAGGCTCATTTCAATGTTAATGAAGTTATTTCAAGCATTATGATGAATTATATTGGTATGTATTTAGTTAATTATCTTGTTACACTTACAGTTTATGATATGCTTAAAAATCAGTCGCAAAATATACCTCCTTCTGCTATGATGCCTACTATGGGACTTAATGTTATATTTAGAGGCTCAAGTGCTAATGGAGGATTTTTCATTGCTGTTATCGTAGTAATAATAGTATATATAATTCTTTCTAAAACTACATTCGGTTTCGAGCTTAAAGCATGCGGACTGAACAAAGATGCAAGTAAATATGCCGGCATCAACGAAAAAAGAAATATAGTTCTTTCTATGGTTATAGCAGGAGCTTTAGCGGGACTTGGCGGCGGACTTTTATATCTTTCTGGTGTTGGAAAGCATATAGAAGTAGTTGATATACTTGCTGAAGAAGGCTTTATGGGAATACCTATTGCATTGCTTGGACTTTCTCACCCTATAGGGATATTAATTGCTGGGCTTTTCATTGCTCATATTACTGTGGGCGGTTTTTATATGCAGATATATGATTTTACTCCTGAAATTATAGAAATGATTATATCATCTATAATATATTTCAGTGCTTTTGCTTTGCTTTTCAAATCTATTGTTGGATTCATATCTAAAAAGCTAATCAAAAAAGAAGAAAAGAATGCTAATGAGTAAAGAATAGAAAATATAAAAGGAGATTTTTTTAATGGAAACAATTTATTTTTTAGTACAGCAGACAATGTTTTTTTCTATTCCGCTTTTACTTGTAGCATTAGGCGGAATGTTCTCTGAAAGAAGCGGAGTAGTTAATATTGCTCTTGAAGGCATAATGATAATAGGAGCTTTTGCCGGTATATTTTTCATAAGCAGATTAGGAGCCAATTTCCCTCCTATGATCACATTATTTTTAGCTATGATTATATCGGCTTTATCAGGTCTTATATTTTCTCTTCTTCATGCTTATGCTGCTATTAGTATGAGCGCAGATCAGGTTATAAGCGGTACTGCTTTAAATATATTTGCCCCTGCTTTTGCTATATATGTTACAAGAGCTATTCAAGTTGTTCAGCAAATAAGTTTCGTTAATAATTTTAGAATAGAATCTGTACCTATACTAGGAAGCATTCCAATAATAGGGGGATTATTATTTAAAAACACATACATAACAACATATATCGGATTCATAATATTAGCTTTATCTTGGTTTGTACTTTATAAAACTAGATTCGGACTTAGACTAAGAAGCTGCGGAGAACATCCTCAGGCTGCCGATTCTGTTGGTATTAATGTTTATAAGATGCGTTATATTGGTGTTGCTATATCAGGAGCATTAGGAGGTTTAGGAGGACTAGTATTTGTTATTCCTACTTCTACAAACTTTAATGCTACTGTTGCAGGTTACGGATTTTTGGCTTTAGCAGTACTTATATTCGGACAATGGAAGCCTATGAAAATACTTTATGCGGCTTTCTTCTTTGGACTTATGAAAACATTAGCTTCTGCTTATTCAGGAATACCTATACTTGCAAGTCTTCCTATATCAAACAATATATACAAAATGATTCCTTATATAACAACTATAATAGTGCTTGCATTTACTTCTAAAAATTCACAGGCTCCTAAGGCATCAGGTATTCCTTATGATAAGAGTGTAAGATAAAATCTATAATTACCGCATATAAAAAGCTGAGAGTTTTTAAGGCTCTCGGCTTTATTTATTATAAGCCCAACGCACGGTTAATACTCTTTATTATAAATAAAATTCTATTAATTTAATAATCATATATATTTATAATTTTATTTTTCGTGCGGTAAATATACAGCAAATTTAAAAAAATCTTGGGTGGACAGCTAAAATAACAGTGAAAACAAAAAAGAAAAATAATACAAAAATATCAAAAATAAACTATAAGCCTATAGGGCGGGCAAATGTAATTAAATTTTAAAGCTTAATTTACATACCCCGCCCTTTATACCTTACAACTAACTTTTGAATTTTAATATTAAATATCTTTATAGTTTAATTAGAAATTTCAGCACCCACCCAAGCGTTAAATATATTTTTAACTTATTTAAACGCACGATTAACGAAATTTAAAATATAATAAAATTTGAATCATAAATAAATATATATTCTTAGCTTCACTCTGCGTGCGATAAAAAATCATAGTTGAAAATATAACTATATTCAAAATACTAAAATATCTATAATATATTGCCTCTTCTAAATCTATTAATAAATAGTTGTTTATTTTTTGTTAGTATGACAATATATTTTGTTTTATTGTATTAAAAAATATTGACTTTACATTTTATTTAAATATACTATTAATTATGTATAATT
This window contains:
- a CDS encoding ABC transporter permease; its protein translation is MNFKNKLAGILEKEGFVNIFSSFLAIIIGLLLGLIILLISNVHDAFPAFMTILSGGFSGGSRGMGQVIYTATPLILTGLSVGFAFKNGLFNIGAPGQFIVGAYAAVLVAVKCTFLPPALHWFVALIVSFIAGGLWAYLPGFLKAHFNVNEVISSIMMNYIGMYLVNYLVTLTVYDMLKNQSQNIPPSAMMPTMGLNVIFRGSSANGGFFIAVIVVIIVYIILSKTTFGFELKACGLNKDASKYAGINEKRNIVLSMVIAGALAGLGGGLLYLSGVGKHIEVVDILAEEGFMGIPIALLGLSHPIGILIAGLFIAHITVGGFYMQIYDFTPEIIEMIISSIIYFSAFALLFKSIVGFISKKLIKKEEKNANE
- a CDS encoding ABC transporter permease, coding for METIYFLVQQTMFFSIPLLLVALGGMFSERSGVVNIALEGIMIIGAFAGIFFISRLGANFPPMITLFLAMIISALSGLIFSLLHAYAAISMSADQVISGTALNIFAPAFAIYVTRAIQVVQQISFVNNFRIESVPILGSIPIIGGLLFKNTYITTYIGFIILALSWFVLYKTRFGLRLRSCGEHPQAADSVGINVYKMRYIGVAISGALGGLGGLVFVIPTSTNFNATVAGYGFLALAVLIFGQWKPMKILYAAFFFGLMKTLASAYSGIPILASLPISNNIYKMIPYITTIIVLAFTSKNSQAPKASGIPYDKSVR